The stretch of DNA TTTTATACAATGTATATAGCgaatcatttgtgatttttaaaggaCATGTTTGATATCTCTTCACTGTCAATGAGATTAATTCTGAACTTTGTAATAGACCATCAAATAGCCAAATATGACCTAACCATGGTGTAGaacatatttcataaaatgagaTTATCTAACCTCAGGGTTTTTGctaaagacaaacaaaattaaaaaattttcttagttttttaggAGATATGTCTTCTGAAGAATAAATAGACACATTCTAACTgtcaaataattggaaaaattgtACAAGTTTTAAGGACAGAGATAACGGAAATGttagtttaaaatacattatcaaTCAAAAGATAATCTTACAGTTGACAACATAATTCAaccaggaaaaatatttaattcatttattttaattagtaataTGAAGTAGATAAATAACTTAGATTCCATCAATTTGAATATTGGGaggaaattatagaaatatgaaataagtgCTCTCTCCCACTGATATACGCAAGTATTCTGTGGTAACAGCTTTAAGATAGGAACCAATCATGAGTATGCATTATGCATCTGAGGAGtaggaactggaagaaataatttaGGAAAGCTGGTGAATTATGGGATGCTGAGGTCATTCCCTTTCCTTGGAGAATGATCTAAGCCTGAGAACAATTCTGTTTCCCTCCAGTATTGGATTGATGCATACATATGTAGCTAAGCTAAGAGCCTAAGATCAGCATTTCAGAGCACACCTGATGCAAACCATATATATTCCAAAGTGAAGGGTACTACAACCACTATTTCCTTGGGTGACGCTGAGGGAATGTGGACCAAAGTTTTAGTAGTATTCCCATAATTTTCATCATAaccaaaaagtaataaaaaaccttctattgttttattatttaagggCCTTTTGTTTAATAATTAATCTATTGTGCCATGATTGTGGATagagagaagtgaaataaaaaataataagttactACATTTTGGAAATTTCAAACACATCTTTATATCAGagggaagaataaaaatttagtaaAGGATTTGCAATTAAAATTGTCAtgaatatatggaatatttaaGGAAAAGATACTTATGCACATGAAAGGAAAATGTGGCCTTGCAAAAACAGATTTCCATTTTCCTAGGGATGTGCAGGGTTAAGTGAGGTCTTCCAGATACCCTGCAGAACAACTCTGTGGACTGCTACATTAGCCAGAATGAAGACACAGGGTTCTCTAAGGTCTTTCATTCCAggccatgtgatttttttcatcttgacATTTTCATTCTGCACATTGTCTCTCTCAGAGCCTGGTGGACCTGCTTGTTCCGCAGAGTGTAAATAACAGGGTTGAGCAGCGGGGTCACCACCGTGTTCACAAGGGCAGCCTCCCTGTTGGAGTCCATCCTGTTCGTTTGCTTTAGTTTTACATATATAAAGACACAGCTGCCATACATCAGAGAGAGGACTATGAGGTGAGAGGAGCAGGTGGAGAAAGCTTTCTGTCGTTCCCTAGCTGATGGGAGTTGTACAATTGTGACTATTATGTTGCTGTAGGCAATGATGGTTATGATAAGGGATGTCAAAAGGATAAACAAAGCGAGGACAAAAGCCAACATTTCAGTAGGTTTAGTGTCAGAACAGGAAAGATGAATCAGGGGGCCAATGTCACAGAAAAAGTGAGGGATGACATAGGGGCCACAGAAGGATAACTGGGAAACTTTCACTACCAAACCAGTGATGAGAGTGAAGGCCAAAGTGAAGCAGGTAGTGACCAGAAGGAGCAAGTCTTCAGGTTCATGATGGTCAAGTAATGCAGGGGCTTGCAAATGGCCACATACCGATCCAGAGACATCACTGCTATGAGAAAGAAATCTGCTGctcccagaaagaaaaagaaaaaggcttgtATGAAACAGGCAGGAAAGGAAATGTTTTGCTTGCCTAAAAGAAAGATGACTAACAACTTAGGAATAACAGTATTTATGAAACAACACTCTACAAAGGAGAAAATGCTGAGGAAAAAGTACATAGGTGTCTGGAGCCGGGAATTAGCACAGATGATGGTGACTATGACAGCATTGCCTGCAATGGATGCCAGGTATGTCAGCAGGTGCACCAGGAAGAGAAACTTTCCCAGGTGCTGGATGTCAGGGAACCCTTCCAAGGTGAATTCCTGGACAGCTGTCCCATTCTCCATTTCCATGGGCATCTCTTTCCACAGCATCATACGTacatcattatacattttattatttttgataacaTTAATTTGTAAGTAAACATAGCAATAATGTTAGTAATATTCCTTTTGACtatcccttttattttatagattttattttttaatttttgaaaaatattttatttatttatttgccagagagcgagcgagagagagagcgtgcatgagcagaagagagagggagaagcaggctctttgtcaAAGagacagcccgatgtgggacttgatcccaggaccctgggatcatgacctgagccgagggcagatgcttaactgactgaaccacctagtgCCCCTTGGCTATCCTTTTTAATTATGTAACACATTCTACGGTCATTCATCATCTGTTGAGGACTTATCCTTTTTCTATGCTTGTCACTGAAACTCAGTATTTCTATTACTCATCATAAAAACCCTGAGCCCCTTCTTTCTTCCACAGAAtcagaaagaaactgaggctttgagAATTCTAGGGAGCTTAGGTCACATAGCCGGACTTTAGCTAGAATGCCTGAATTTGAATAACTGCTGTTTCCAAAGGcagtcacaaaatattttaaaacagaaacaaatatattGTTGATGATCTCTCAACCTTAAGTGaaagattacttttattttttcttaattgtttatATCCTTAGATAATATCACTGCTGTGTTACAGACCTGTGGAATGACATGGGGCTTAGAGAGGATTCTCTAGTACAAGAATTTTATGGAAAAGGCTGGAGACCAGAGACACTGGGGGCTGCTCATAAACATGAGGTGAATTGACATCTAGGATTTACCACCCACCTTCCCATGGTTCATGCTGGCCTGTGACAGAAGTGGGAGTGATAGTAGGTCATAGGAATTTACCCAGTTAGGAGGATTTGCTGGGCATCTGACACTCATACACTCACTGTTATATCAAAGCTCAGCAAACATCTCTCTTCAGTCCTCTCAATGAGTAACTTCTCTCAGGATGGTGTTTGTCTCTAGCATCTCAATAGTTGCCCAAAGGTTGACAGTGTGGAATGTCACTGTCAGTAATCCACTGTGGGCCAGGTGCTGTGAAGGGCTGCTCCTGGAACTGAATTGCTTACTCCTGAATGGCACAGCCCGAAGGAGCTTCTCTTTCAGTTCCTGTTGATGACAGTAAGTCCATCAAGTCACTAGGGTCTCTGAGgccagacacacacagaagagtcACCATATGGGAGGCAGGGCTTCCGTTCTTTGCAGCTATTGTTTTCTAAGAAACCAAGAGCTTGCTCTGGGCTGAGGggatagaagagaagaaagaaacttaCTTGTCATAGGCTGTTATCCCAGAGGGTGGTGAATCTGCATGCCATGCTGCCAGTGTTCTGGCTGACAAAGCCCTATTTCCATAGTCCTGAAATTTCATAGCACGACAAGGCTACATGGCAGCCTGAGACCACTGAAACCACAGGGAGCAGATGTACCAAAACAACCACATTTCACTGCTCTGAATTCTGGGCTAGTGCTGGACTCCTAGCCTACTTAAGGGTTCTGATGGAAGATCTGATTTTGCCTCCCACAGTGGGTATAAGTCCACCTACCATGCAGCAACATGGCTCTCACCTCCTATACCAGTTAACACAGCAGGCAGCTCCTTCTGCGTTTAGCCCTGGGGGCTCCTGAGATAAGGATCCTTCTGCTGCAGTGTTTCACATTATGGGCACACCTGCTCCAAGACACCTTCTCCTGCACCATGCTCCTCCATCATATTCTCACCTTTCTATGTGGAGAAACATCCTTGTTTTACTGCATCCACGGGGAGAAGGTGCTGACATGCAATTCTGTGGCTCTGTGATATTTATACCACCAGACTGGTTCACCCAGCCAGTGAGCAGAGAGGGTAGGCCCCCAAACCTTATGAGATGCTGAAGAGATAGGAACAGAAAGTAAAAGTATAGCAGGTGTCCTAGGGGTGCAGCTAATTGGTCACTGTTGAGAACAAGAATCACTGATGCAACCTTTATATTGATCTTCCCATGGTCTGTGGTGATGCTGACTTCCAGATGTCTGCACTGTTCTCTGCAAAATTTCTCAAGGAAATTATATGACAACATCCCAAGGGTTTTTAAAGTCACAAGTTGAATATTGCTACGgctttgaggtattttttttaaatttttttgttggacttcaatttgccaacatttagcataacacccagtgctcatcctgccaagtgccccctcagtgcccatcacccagtcaccccaccccccgcccacctccctttacacTACCccttgtgtgtttcccagagataggtgtctctcattttttgtcaccctcactgatattttcactcatttcttctcccttcccttctattctctttcactactatttatattccccaaatgaatgagaacatacaatgtttgtccttctctgattgacttacttcactcagcataataccctccagttccatccacgttgaagcaaatagtgggtatttgtcgtttctaatggctgaggaatattccattgtatacatagaccacatcttctttatccactcatcttttgatggacaccgaggctccttccacagtttggctatggtggcctttgctgctagaaacatcgggatgcaggtgtcccggcgtttcattgcatctgaatctttagggtaaatccacaacagtgcaattgctgggtcgtagggcagctctatttttaactctttgaggaac from Canis lupus familiaris isolate Mischka breed German Shepherd chromosome 28, alternate assembly UU_Cfam_GSD_1.0, whole genome shotgun sequence encodes:
- the OR6D5 gene encoding LOW QUALITY PROTEIN: olfactory receptor 6C65 isoform X1 (The sequence of the model RefSeq protein was modified relative to this genomic sequence to represent the inferred CDS: inserted 1 base in 1 codon; substituted 1 base at 1 genomic stop codon), yielding MEMENGTAVQEFTLEGFPDIQHLGKFLFLVHLLTYLASIAGNAVIVTIICANSRLQTPMYFFLSIFSFVECCFINTVIPKLLVIFLLGKQNISFPACFIQAFFFFFLGAADFFLIAVMSLDRYVAICKPLHYLTIMNLKTCXLLVTTCFTLAFTLITGLVVKVSQLSFCGPYVIPHFFCDIGPLIHLSCSDTKPTEMLAFVLALFILLTSLIITIIAYSNIIVTIVQLPSARERQKAFSTCSSHLIVLSLMYGSCVFIYVKLKQTNRMDSNREAALVNTVVTPLLNPVIYTLRNKQVHQALRETMCRMKMSRXKKSHGLE